In Deinococcus metallilatus, the sequence CCACGCCACCTTCATGGTTGGAGGACCGGAAGCGCCCGGCAGGACCGCCGCGCGGGGGCAGCCTACACGCCCTAGCCGTCCTCGTTGTCGGGTTCGATCCGCGAATCCTCCTGCTGGTGCAACCGCGCCAGGAGGTCGGTCGGCGTCTCGTTCTGAGCCTCGTCTCCCACCGACTCAGGCACGGTGGTGAGCACGATTTCCCCCTGGGACGGGTCGTCCGGCTTGTGCTGATCGTCGTTCATGGGAACTCCTCAGTTGCCGCCGCGTCCAGGGCGGCCCGCAACGCGTTCAGGTTACGCTGCACGTTCCCCCCAAACACCGCGCTCCCCGCCACCAGAACGGTCGCCCCCGCCGTGACCATGCCCGGCGCGGTGGCGGGCGTGATTCCACCGTCCACCTCCAGTTCCGCCCCGCGGCCCGCCTCCTCCAACCAGCGGCGCACCGTGCGAACCCGCTCCAGGCTTCCGGGAAGAAACCGCTGCCCGCCAAAGCCGGGATTCACGCTCATCACCAGCGCCAGGTCGAGGTCAGCGAGGACGGGCCGCAGCACCTGCAGCGGGGTGCCCGGATTCACAGAGACGCCCGCCTGCGCGCCCAGTTCACGAATCAGGCCGACCGCCCGGTGCAGGTGGGGCGTGGCCTCGGCGTGGATGATGACCCGGTTCGCCCCCGCCTGAACGAAGTCCGGCACGAAGCGCTCCGGCCGCACGATCATCAGGTGCGCTTCGAGCGGCCGGGTCGTCACCCGGCGGCACGCCTCCACCGTCCGGGGACCGAAGTTGAGGTTGGGGACGAACTGCCCGTCCATCACGTCGAGGTGAAAGCCGTCCACCCCACCGGCCTCGGCTTCCCGGATGGCGTCCCCCAGGAAGGCGAAGTCGGCCGCGAGCAGGCTGGGAAAGAGGCGGACGCTCACGTCTCCCCCCGGGCCCGCTGCCGGTCTTCCGGGGTGGGCCGCTTGAAGGCGTCGGGCTGCTGGGGATCGAGGTACCGGCGCACGTCCCCGGGGATGGCCGTCACGTCGTCCACCACCTTGAACAGCCTCAGGTCGTCCGGGGCAATCGCGCCGCTCTCCACCAGCGTCCCGGCGAACCAGTCCACCAGGCCGCGCCAGTGCGTCTCGCCCACCAGGTAGATCGGCAGGGCGTGCATCTTGC encodes:
- the rpe gene encoding ribulose-phosphate 3-epimerase — encoded protein: MSVRLFPSLLAADFAFLGDAIREAEAGGVDGFHLDVMDGQFVPNLNFGPRTVEACRRVTTRPLEAHLMIVRPERFVPDFVQAGANRVIIHAEATPHLHRAVGLIRELGAQAGVSVNPGTPLQVLRPVLADLDLALVMSVNPGFGGQRFLPGSLERVRTVRRWLEEAGRGAELEVDGGITPATAPGMVTAGATVLVAGSAVFGGNVQRNLNALRAALDAAATEEFP